From Pseudomonas sp. CCI4.2, one genomic window encodes:
- a CDS encoding sterol desaturase family protein — protein sequence MATSNKWLMSSFAYYLDFFTVPLFVFLIFCIAPFHPGQALAGLLAWSLVEYSAHRFLFHSLYRREHWTHHIDVLAYIGISGWKTNSVNAVLLLLAWLTGLTSVFAGLLIGYFCYISLHYVLHRPQHWAYRFIPGLVANHNLHHRKGIEKNFGVTSPLWDHVMRTYVRTEVTDTVEEDYMA from the coding sequence ATGGCTACATCCAACAAATGGCTGATGTCCTCGTTTGCCTATTATCTCGACTTCTTTACCGTTCCGCTGTTCGTCTTCCTCATTTTCTGCATTGCACCTTTTCATCCCGGACAGGCGCTGGCCGGGCTATTAGCATGGTCGCTGGTCGAGTATTCGGCGCACCGTTTCTTGTTTCACTCGTTGTATCGCCGGGAGCATTGGACCCACCATATTGACGTGCTCGCTTACATCGGTATTTCCGGCTGGAAGACCAACTCGGTGAATGCCGTTTTGTTATTGCTCGCTTGGCTCACCGGCTTAACCTCCGTTTTTGCCGGGTTGCTGATCGGCTACTTCTGCTATATCTCGTTGCACTATGTGCTGCACCGTCCTCAACACTGGGCCTACCGTTTCATTCCTGGGCTGGTTGCGAATCACAACTTGCATCATCGCAAGGGAATAGAGAAGAATTTCGGCGTGACCTCTCCACTTTGGGACCACGTCATGCGTACCTACGTACGAACTGAAGTTACTGACACTGTCGAGGAAGATTACATGGCGTAG